The nucleotide window CTGAGCCCAGCCCCGCGTCATGGTGAACCCGCGCCCCGATCCTGTTGCACGCGAATCAATTCGAGTAGCAACCGGCGGAGCTCCGGTTCGGATTCACCGATGGACGCGATCAGTGCCGGATCGGTTCGCTCGCGCTCGAGCAGGGCGTGATAGACCTCGCTCCCGGCCGGCGTCGAGCTCACGTGCTTGCGGCGCTCGTCGTCGGGGTCGATCTGGCGTTGCACATAACCCATGCGTTCCAGTCGTTCGATGGTGCGGCTCGCCGTCTGGTCGGTCACCCTCGCCTTCTTGGCGATCTCGCGCTGGGTGGCCGGCCCGGCGCTCAACACGTGCAGTACGACGAGTCCGGCGCTGGAGATGTGATACTCCCGCAGCACGGCCTCCCAGGCATGCTCGACAAGTCTCGCCGCCGCCGACAGCAGCCGGCCGGTCGGCCACCCGTCCATCCCGTCGTCCATCGTGTCCTGCCGATTCTCGTTGTCACATCACACAGACTTGCAATTGTTCAGCCTGCTGAACATCATGGTGCTGTCCCCGGCCCGCCGCAACCAACGAACGGAAGCCCCGTGAACCCACCCACCCCTTCTCGGCGAGTCAGTCGCCTGC belongs to Gordonia sp. KTR9 and includes:
- a CDS encoding MarR family winged helix-turn-helix transcriptional regulator; translation: MDDGMDGWPTGRLLSAAARLVEHAWEAVLREYHISSAGLVVLHVLSAGPATQREIAKKARVTDQTASRTIERLERMGYVQRQIDPDDERRKHVSSTPAGSEVYHALLERERTDPALIASIGESEPELRRLLLELIRVQQDRGAGSP